Genomic DNA from Chlorocebus sabaeus isolate Y175 chromosome 6, mChlSab1.0.hap1, whole genome shotgun sequence:
ttaaatgtatacattcttcaaaataaacaATGTGCCTGAGACAGCACTCGACATGGAAAACACAAACTCAATCCTTTAGTTCATTATTAGTCAGTAACTTTGAGCTTTTCCTATTATAGACACGGGAATTCgggaggaataaaaaaaaaagcccaacaaaGTGTCTGCATTCAAGACACATTTATTTCAGTAAACAGCAAGCAGATATCCAacaggcaaacaaaacaaaaaatacatgaaaaatcatCATTTGTTACTAATTGGTTACACCTTCATCCCTTTTTTCAACTTATTAGCACTCCATAGTCTGAGGCTGCCACAAATTAATCATCTTCTAATTTGTGGGCGTGAGTTAATCCAACTAACTCAGTTGATATTTCAAAGAAATGCTACACTGAACACTGATATCTGCGCTTATTCACAGGGGAGCAAGAATTTTCTCAGGATAAGTCTTACAATAAATAATtgagggcaggcacggtggctcacacctgtaatcccagcactttgggaggtcaaggtgcacggatcacctgaggtcagaagttcacatggtgaaactccatctctactaaaaataaaaaaaaataaaaaataaaaaaaaaattagccgggtgtggtggcaggcgcctgcagtcccagccactcggaaggctaaggcaggagaatcacttgaatccaagaggcagagattgcagtgagccaagatcacgccactgcactttagtctaagtgacagatcgagactcaagtctcaataaagaaataaataaaataagaaaattggccgggcgtggtggctcacaactgtaatcccagcactgtgggaggccgaggtgggcagatcacgtgaggtcaggcattcgagactagcctggccaacatggtaaaaccctgtttctactaaaaatacataaaattgactgggcgtggtggtgtgcgcctgtaatcccagctactcgggaagctgaggcaggagaatcacttgaacccagaggtgaggttgcagcgagccaagatcacgccactactgcactccagcctgggtgacagagcaagaccccatctcaaaaaataaataaataaataaatggtttttaGTCTATTTGCAGAGTTGTGCCTCCATCACTAccgtcaattttagaacattttttcacCATGCCCAGGAGCTATCCCCATAGCTATTGCCAGTTGGTCCCAATTTTCCCTTCTCCCCAACCCCtaacaaccactaatctgctttctgtccctatggatttgcctattctggacactttgtataaatagaatcatatatgtgcttttgagtctggcttctttcacttggcttCATGTTggcaaggttcatccacattgtagcatgtatcagagcTTTATTCCTTTTCGTGGTTGAGTACTATCCCATTGTGTGAATATAGGACATTTTgggtttctattttttgtgggtttttctgGGGGGGgcgttgttttgttttgttttttgaggtggagtctccctctgtcacccaggctggagttcagtggcacgatctcagctccctgcaacctctgcctcccgggttcaagtgattctcctacctcagcctaacAAATAGGTGGGATtccaggctcctgccaccacacttggctaaatttttgtatttttagcagagacctgTCTTTACCTTGTTGACCaagttggcctcaaactcctgacctcaagcgattcgcccacctcagcctcccaaaatgctgggattacaggcatgagccaccacgcccggccacgcggcattttgtttatccatgttTCAGCATTTTCTCCTCTTGGGTGATTGTGAATCACGCTGCCATGAACTTGCTTATATTTAAATGTCTGTTTTCACAAAATAGTACCAGTGAGCTTGTTCATCTGTTTATGTCTTTACCGGCCAAATAAATAGCCACGGTGCAAAATCTCCGTGGTCACCACTGTGTTCCCAGCATGTCGTGTAGATGAAGCCAGACATGTGCGATGAGGAATCATTGCTGGGGATGCTGCTTTCTACAACAGAACTCTAAGTAGCAGGTGAAAACAATAAGCCAGGCCTGTGGTAACAATGTCTACGTTTCATTGAATTTTGAAATTGATTGCATGAGTCATTTCTAGTTCCCTGCACCATGAGCCTTGTTAATCTCTCTAACCCCCGAATCCATGTGGGTCCTGCCATGGGGAAATGGGGACAGCCAGGTGTCTGACAGAGAAGATGCATCTCTGAGGGATCTGATTTCTGTAGACCAAGTCATGGGTCCCCTGTATCTTCAGCAGCAGGTTCATTCACTCACAAGGACAGACCAGCAGCGGTCCACGGGCACGTCCATCAGACCTGTGCCCCCTCCTGATACAGGTCTACGCAGCTCGGAGAGGCTGGGCTCATGTGAACCCAGCACATGAACCCTGTGTATAAACTGGAATAAACCAGCACTGAGGTCATTTACTGACCAGGAGAAACCGGCAGAGGTCTATGTGAATGCCCATCAGAACTTCGCCCCACGGGCAAATTCACTACAGAAACCAAACCATTATCAGCAGGACCAACGTGTACTGAACTCTGCTTACACCTATAGGCAGCTGGGGGGCAATTTTTAGAATGGATAGTAGGGGCCAGAGTGGCCTCAAGGGACCAAAGAGGAGGTTGTGGGGTCATCCAGGAGGGAGGGATGGTGGCTGGACAAGGCAGGCAGCCCGGGAGCCGGGAGGAGTGGGTAGACTCGCTGGTATTGGTCATGCGGGGCCCCAGCCCTGGGAAGGAACAAGGATGACTGCTGGGGGCTGACTGGTGGTGCCTCTCCTGAGATGGGGACCCCAACCACAGGTCACAATGCTGACTCCCCCAACCCCGCGTGGAATGCCACCTCGCCTGGGCCCACGAGGGTGAAACCAAGGCTGTGTTGTCCACTGAGGttccccagctcccagcacagCTTGGCAGGAGTACCTGATCAGTGATGAAGGATTCATCCATCATTCAGCTCCTCCAGGGGGTGGGActgcagggcagggtggggaagggagggtcCCGGCAGGGTGGGCCAGGGTGGGCACAGCACAGAAGTGATTTAAGAGCCAAACACCTGTCAGTACACACTTGTGTCTGGGAACAGAGCAGGACGCAGGATGCAAGACCCTGGTCATCCGCAAGGTGAGTGGGGGCAGGGGTGTGAGGGGTCTGAGCTGATCTCGGGGCCGAGGCTGCAGAGTGCAGATCTGGGCAGCCAGAGCAGGGCTGGGCCTGTGCGGGAGGCTTCCCGTCCTGCAGAGAGGGGAGAACTTAGCGGCGTTTGGGAAATGAAAAATCATGCAACTGGGCAGAGCgtctcacgcctgtgatcccagctctttgggaggccaagttgagaggatcacttgagcccaggactctgaaaccagctgggccaacacagtgagacccatctttaccaaaaatacagaagttacccaggggtggtggtgcacacctgtggtcccagctactcgggagactgaggcggggggattgcttgaggccaggaggtggaggctgccttgagccgtgatcacatcactgcactccagcctgggtgacagagcgagatcccctctccaagaaaaagaaagaaggaaagaaattaaaacagcgCCTACGCTGCCTGCCTTCCCTTTTGTGGGGTCCCTAATAATACAGAAGCTGTTATCATGCCCATTTCCTAGATGTGGaccctgaggcccagagaggtgcaAGGTCTGGTCCGGATACCAGGCTGCCATCCGCCGTACCGCCCCAGCCCACACTGCCTGGGCTCCTTGCCTGGCTCAGGGGACGGGGTCCCTAGGCGGGGCCGGGGGCTCCCTGGGGGCTTCTCTGACCTGTTTCCCTCCCGCCCCCAGGCCCTCCCGTGGCCCCAGACCCTCCAAGGAGACAGCGGCAGGAGCGCACGGTCTACACTCAAAGCCAGCAGGAAGTGCTAGAAAGTTACTTTCAGAACGACCAGTACCCAAACTACCACAAGCGACAGAAACTGGCGGAGGAACTCGGCCTCAAGGAGCACCAACTGCAGGTCTGACTCCCAGCCCCACCCCGCCCGCCCCAGTCACCCCAAGGAGCCTCTTCACCTCTGTCACTCCCCGGGGCCTGGCCCGCCCGACCACCTCCTGCCCTGCCAAGCAAGGGGTCTCGCCAGTGTAGACCCGGGCTGCATCCTGAGTCCTGTTCCAACTCTCTGCTAACCCAAACCCACCCACAGGATCGGCCCAAGCTGTCCCCCACGAGGTCTCCCGGTGCCCAGACCTCAGGCCCCCCTGAGAACCCGCAGTCCCTCCCCTCGAACCCTCCCTGGCCCCCCGGGCTCCCGGGCAGCAGGCCCcgctcctcccctcccaccccacccttctcccctcccaccccaccctcctccccctcttttcccctccctctcccctcccttctccaggCCTGGCGGGGGGCCCTCTTATGGTGGGCGCGGGGTGGGGGTGAACAGAGGGAGAGGCTTGAGGCCGGCCCCGCCGCCACGTAGCTCACCGGACCGCTCGAGCCCCTCCTTCACacctcctccctgtcccctctGCCCCCAGGTGTGGTTCAAGAATCGCCGCGCCAAACTAGCTCGGGAGCGACGGCTCCAGCAGCAGCCGCAGCGCGTCCCTGGGCGGAGAGGCCGAGGAGCCCGCGCTGCACCCCTAGTCCCTGCAGCCGCTGCCTCCGCCCCTCAGCCGGGCCTCCCGGCCCTTCCAGCGGCGGCACCCACGATCTGCAGCCTCGACCAGGCCTGGGGTGGCCCTGGGTGCAGAGCCCAAAAGGGCATCCCAGATGTCTTGGGTCCAGGCCCTGGCCCGATCCCAGCCCCAATCCGAGGCCCAGCTCAGGTCCCAGGCCCAATTTCAGGCCCCATTTCAGGCCCGGTCCAGATCCCAGGCCCACTCCTTGGCCCAATCCCAGGCCCAGCCCAGATCCCAGGCCCACTCGCTGGTCCACTCCCAGGCCCAATTTCAGGCCCAGCCCAGATTCTAGGCCCACTGCCTGGTCCACTCCCAGGCTCAGCCCAGATCCCAGGCCCACTCGCTGGTCCACTCCCAGGCCCAATTTCAGGCCCAGCCCAGATTCCAGGCCCACTGCCTGGTCCACTCCCAGGCCCAATTTCAGGCCCAGTCCAGATCCCAGGCCCACGCCTTGGCCCAATCCCAGGCCCAATTTCAGGCCCAGCTCAGGTCCCAGACCAAGCCCAGATCCCAGGCCCAATCTCAGGCCCAGGTCCGAACATAGGCCAAATTCCTGGCCTAGCCCAGATCCCAGGCCCAGGCA
This window encodes:
- the TPRX1 gene encoding tetra-peptide repeat homeobox protein 1 isoform X2 encodes the protein MQDPGHPQGPPVAPDPPRRQRQERTVYTQSQQEVLESYFQNDQYPNYHKRQKLAEELGLKEHQLQVWFKNRRAKLARERRLQQQPQRVPGRRGRGARAAPLVPAAAASAPQPGLPALPAAAPTICSLDQAWGGPGCRAQKGIPDVLGPGPGPIPAPIRGPAQVPGPISGPISGPVQIPGPLLGPIPGPAQIPGPLAGPLPGPISGPAQILGPLPGPLPGSAQIPGPLAGPLPGPISGPAQIPGPLPGPLPGPISGPVQIPGPRLGPIPGPISGPAQVPDQAQIPGPISGPGPNIGQIPGLAQIPGPGRLAGPGPILSPGQMPSSGSLPGPAPILGPGSGSVPAPIPGPGSFLAPAPVPLWPESPDASDFLPDTQLFPQFTELLPPLDPLEGSSVSTMTSQCQEGDDSMGQKDSGSLYQEEGGSVNENDSGPRSLLDL
- the TPRX1 gene encoding tetra-peptide repeat homeobox protein 1 isoform X1, which translates into the protein MDEAGNHHSEQTITRTENQTPHVLTHRRMVPCLSCSQLYSQYLGLSQTHCSPPVAPDPPRRQRQERTVYTQSQQEVLESYFQNDQYPNYHKRQKLAEELGLKEHQLQVWFKNRRAKLARERRLQQQPQRVPGRRGRGARAAPLVPAAAASAPQPGLPALPAAAPTICSLDQAWGGPGCRAQKGIPDVLGPGPGPIPAPIRGPAQVPGPISGPISGPVQIPGPLLGPIPGPAQIPGPLAGPLPGPISGPAQILGPLPGPLPGSAQIPGPLAGPLPGPISGPAQIPGPLPGPLPGPISGPVQIPGPRLGPIPGPISGPAQVPDQAQIPGPISGPGPNIGQIPGLAQIPGPGRLAGPGPILSPGQMPSSGSLPGPAPILGPGSGSVPAPIPGPGSFLAPAPVPLWPESPDASDFLPDTQLFPQFTELLPPLDPLEGSSVSTMTSQCQEGDDSMGQKDSGSLYQEEGGSVNENDSGPRSLLDL
- the TPRX1 gene encoding tetra-peptide repeat homeobox protein 1 isoform X3, which codes for MQDPGHPQGPPVAPDPPRRQRQERTVYTQSQQEVLESYFQNDQYPNYHKRQKLAEELGLKEHQLQVWFKNRRAKLARERRLQQQPQRVPGRRGRGARAAPLVPAAAASAPQPGLPALPAAAPTICSLDQAWGGPGCRAQKGIPDVLGPGPGPIPAPIRGPAQIPGPLPGPLPGPISGPVQIPGPRLGPIPGPISGPAQVPDQAQIPGPISGPAPIPGPGSFLAPAPVPLWPESPDASDFLPDTQLFPQFTELLPPLDPLEGSSVSTMTSQCQEGDDSMGQKDSGSLYQEEGGSVNENDSGPRSLLDL